Proteins encoded within one genomic window of Haladaptatus sp. QDMS2:
- a CDS encoding phosphotransferase family protein: protein MTTATGNDSAEISDAAVQEMVENLKSDWEAESVERSPHGTDFVAKLDVKTSFERRVVVLKATTADFVDPVIARAEPRLLALVGLKTTIPVPEVFGYCDDHERFPAPFYLMEYVEGENFEGEASQLSFDARTQILREAGQNLAELHELGPLDGAGKVGVRDEELAVLDTDEHPRYDDLREKVLADSEGTLDSLAEGGFFPDLAEKPERFADLVPGVREYLRDAIPALSEPEAPTYCHWDYRLGNLLVDPETGATKAVLDWANLSAAEPAYNLAQTEFYLLHPEEDGPEQTATLRETFRTAYTEARSGWAFDEATRERMAVYSLTTRLGAMACLPLWYQDASSEERDERAAEHRTFVERYL, encoded by the coding sequence ATGACGACGGCGACGGGCAACGATTCTGCGGAAATTTCCGACGCGGCAGTGCAGGAGATGGTCGAGAACCTCAAGTCGGACTGGGAGGCCGAATCGGTCGAACGAAGCCCCCACGGCACGGATTTCGTCGCGAAACTCGACGTGAAAACGTCCTTCGAGCGACGAGTGGTCGTACTCAAGGCGACGACGGCTGATTTCGTGGACCCCGTCATTGCACGGGCAGAACCGCGACTGCTCGCGTTGGTCGGACTGAAGACGACCATTCCCGTCCCGGAGGTTTTCGGCTACTGTGACGACCACGAGCGGTTTCCCGCGCCGTTCTATCTGATGGAATACGTCGAGGGGGAGAATTTCGAAGGCGAGGCGAGCCAACTCTCCTTCGATGCCCGGACGCAGATTCTCCGAGAGGCGGGTCAAAATCTCGCGGAACTCCACGAGCTCGGCCCGCTCGATGGCGCGGGGAAAGTCGGGGTTCGGGATGAGGAACTGGCCGTCCTGGATACTGACGAACACCCTCGCTACGACGATTTGCGCGAAAAGGTGCTGGCGGACAGTGAGGGAACGCTCGACAGCTTAGCCGAGGGCGGTTTCTTCCCGGACCTCGCGGAGAAACCCGAGCGGTTCGCCGACCTCGTGCCGGGCGTACGGGAGTATCTCCGGGACGCGATTCCCGCGCTGTCGGAACCCGAAGCACCGACCTACTGCCACTGGGACTACCGCCTTGGGAACCTGCTCGTCGATCCGGAGACGGGCGCGACGAAGGCGGTTCTCGACTGGGCGAATCTGTCTGCGGCAGAGCCGGCGTACAACCTCGCACAGACGGAATTCTACCTGCTGCATCCGGAGGAAGACGGACCGGAGCAGACGGCAACCCTCCGCGAGACCTTCAGGACGGCCTACACCGAGGCGCGAAGTGGGTGGGCGTTCGACGAGGCGACCCGAGAGCGAATGGCAGTCTACAGCCTCACCACTCGGCTGGGCGCGATGGCCTGCCTCCCGCTGTGGTATCAGGATGCGTCAAGCGAGGAGCGAGACGAGCGGGCCGCGGAGCACCGGACGTTCGTCGAGCGGTATCTCTAA
- a CDS encoding GNAT family N-acetyltransferase yields MPGPVFLPGENVSLHTVARDDLPFIQRHANDPRVWHSLAKANPVNELQEEQWYESWSKGDDAKLLICADGDPVGFVSLTDFDTVHGSGQLGYWIAPDEWGNGYATEAVSLITDYGFGHRRLHKIIAYVYDFNEGSKRVLEKLGFRQEGLLRDGGFIDHEYIDLLLYGVLEDEWRARQG; encoded by the coding sequence ATGCCCGGCCCCGTCTTTCTTCCCGGTGAGAACGTCTCCCTGCATACCGTCGCCCGCGACGACCTGCCGTTCATCCAGCGACACGCGAACGACCCCCGCGTCTGGCACTCGCTCGCCAAAGCGAACCCAGTGAACGAACTTCAGGAAGAGCAGTGGTACGAATCGTGGAGCAAAGGCGACGACGCCAAACTCCTGATTTGCGCGGACGGCGACCCCGTTGGCTTCGTCAGCCTCACGGATTTCGATACGGTTCACGGGTCGGGCCAACTCGGCTACTGGATCGCTCCCGACGAGTGGGGCAACGGCTACGCCACCGAGGCCGTTTCGCTCATCACCGACTACGGATTCGGCCACCGACGCCTCCACAAAATCATCGCTTACGTCTACGACTTCAACGAGGGGTCAAAGCGCGTCCTCGAAAAGCTCGGGTTCAGGCAGGAAGGCCTGCTCCGCGATGGCGGCTTCATCGACCACGAGTACATCGATTTACTGCTGTATGGGGTGCTCGAAGACGAGTGGCGAGCGCGCCAGGGCTGA